In Synechococcus sp. PCC 6312, one genomic interval encodes:
- a CDS encoding DUF1350 family protein codes for MQQLTNIKENKTRMEWQEHKGAWILIPSRALGVIHFVGGAFVAAAPQVTYRRLLEFLAKHNYVVIATPFLNTLDHTTLAAQALRQFNTGLEYIEQRNRLKRFLPVYGLGHSMGCKLHLLMTSLYGAERAGNIFLAFNNYSASQSIPFMESVLKSENLRGLRESLSTTEFSPSPRETERMIHEGYRVRRNLLIRFQNDDIDQTPRLIRILEQRPEFLITSKRLAGNHLTPLGQDWSWQPGQDFSPLDAVGQWLRQTLFTELQQLEQEILHWLEPVQQYR; via the coding sequence ATGCAGCAACTCACCAACATTAAGGAAAACAAAACGCGGATGGAGTGGCAAGAACATAAAGGGGCCTGGATTTTAATTCCCAGTCGGGCCTTAGGGGTGATTCACTTTGTCGGTGGGGCTTTTGTGGCGGCGGCTCCCCAGGTGACCTATCGGCGATTATTGGAATTTTTAGCCAAACATAACTATGTTGTCATTGCCACCCCGTTTCTGAATACCCTCGATCACACCACGTTGGCCGCCCAGGCCCTGCGACAATTTAATACAGGCCTGGAGTATATCGAGCAACGCAACCGTCTGAAGCGATTTTTGCCCGTCTATGGCCTGGGTCACAGTATGGGCTGTAAACTCCATCTGCTCATGACCAGTCTCTATGGTGCCGAGCGGGCCGGAAATATCTTTTTGGCGTTTAATAACTACAGTGCCAGTCAGTCCATCCCGTTTATGGAGTCAGTCTTGAAATCAGAGAATCTGCGGGGGTTGCGGGAGAGCCTTAGCACCACAGAATTTAGCCCCAGTCCGCGGGAAACCGAACGGATGATCCATGAAGGCTATCGCGTCCGCCGCAACCTGTTAATTCGCTTCCAAAACGATGACATTGACCAAACCCCCCGTCTAATTCGCATCTTGGAGCAACGGCCTGAGTTTCTGATCACCTCCAAACGATTAGCTGGAAATCATCTTACCCCCCTCGGTCAAGATTGGAGTTGGCAACCCGGCCAGGACTTTTCTCCTCTCGATGCAGTTGGGCAATGGTTACGGCAAACCCTCTTTACGGAATTACAACAGCTAGAACAGGAAATTCTCCACTGGCTAGAACCCGTCCAACAGTATCGTTAA
- a CDS encoding energy-coupling factor ABC transporter ATP-binding protein, giving the protein MHHNPIWIKNLSYIYPDGTQALHHVSISIAATERVAIVGANGSGKSTLLLHLNGILLPQAGEVRVGEMLVTNQNLRAIRNFVGLVFQNPDDQLFMPTVGDDVAFGPKNLGLTGAALGQRVHQSLYAVGIDPDTYGQRNPQNLSGGEKKRIAIAGVLAMQPQVLGLDEPTAQLDPRSRRQLIELLHGLPLTQVIVTHDLDLALELCPRTIVLSQGKIVFDGGTAQALSDVHFLQAHALESPLSYARPYCNLRDAPALL; this is encoded by the coding sequence ATGCACCATAACCCCATCTGGATAAAAAATCTCAGCTACATCTATCCCGATGGCACCCAGGCCCTGCACCATGTTTCGATCTCTATTGCCGCAACAGAACGGGTGGCGATTGTCGGGGCCAATGGTTCGGGAAAATCCACCCTCCTGCTGCATCTGAATGGGATTCTTTTGCCCCAGGCCGGTGAAGTTCGGGTGGGCGAGATGCTAGTCACTAACCAAAACTTACGGGCCATTCGCAACTTTGTTGGCCTGGTGTTTCAAAATCCCGATGATCAGCTATTTATGCCCACGGTGGGGGATGATGTCGCCTTTGGCCCGAAAAATCTGGGCTTAACAGGAGCAGCCTTAGGGCAACGGGTGCATCAGTCTTTGTACGCAGTGGGTATTGATCCAGACACCTACGGGCAACGGAATCCGCAAAACTTATCGGGTGGTGAGAAAAAACGAATTGCCATTGCCGGAGTGTTAGCCATGCAGCCTCAAGTCCTTGGCCTGGATGAACCCACTGCCCAACTGGATCCCCGCTCCCGCCGCCAACTGATTGAACTCTTACATGGCCTGCCCTTGACCCAAGTGATTGTTACCCATGATTTAGATTTAGCCCTAGAACTTTGTCCCCGCACGATTGTTTTAAGCCAGGGAAAAATTGTCTTTGATGGCGGCACGGCCCAGGCCCTGAGTGATGTTCATTTTCTCCAAGCCCATGCCCTCGAATCGCCTCTGAGTTATGCCCGTCCCTACTGTAATCTCCGCGATGCCCCAGCCCTGTTATGA
- a CDS encoding class I SAM-dependent methyltransferase: MASVLQALQRQKLDPSDDSQFYDVPRFVTHVDAGFIAQLTNLYRQRLRPDLRILDLMSSWVSHLPPEMRFTEVVGHGLNAEELAKNPRLDQYFVQNLNQELALPFPDASFDAVLNTVSVQYLQYPEAIFAEIYRVLRPGGILIVSFSNRMFYQKAIQAWRDGDDQAHLELVKSYIQSVPGFTSPEVIANGGLLEKFLPWFSLGDPFYAVISQRLDSGGVTLP, translated from the coding sequence ATGGCTTCTGTGCTCCAGGCCCTTCAACGGCAAAAACTCGATCCCAGTGATGACAGTCAGTTTTATGATGTCCCCCGCTTTGTCACCCATGTGGATGCTGGATTTATTGCCCAACTGACTAACCTCTATCGGCAACGACTCCGCCCAGATCTGCGGATTTTGGATTTAATGAGCAGTTGGGTCTCCCATTTACCGCCAGAAATGCGCTTTACGGAAGTGGTCGGCCATGGGTTGAATGCAGAGGAACTGGCTAAAAATCCCCGCTTGGATCAGTATTTCGTCCAGAATCTCAATCAAGAATTAGCGTTACCGTTTCCCGATGCCAGCTTTGATGCGGTGTTGAATACGGTTTCCGTTCAATATCTCCAATACCCGGAAGCCATTTTTGCAGAAATTTATCGAGTTTTGCGGCCAGGTGGGATCCTTATTGTCAGCTTTTCCAACCGAATGTTTTACCAAAAAGCAATCCAGGCCTGGCGGGATGGGGATGACCAAGCTCATCTAGAGTTAGTCAAATCCTACATTCAATCTGTACCGGGGTTCACGTCACCAGAGGTCATCGCCAATGGGGGCCTGTTGGAGAAATTTTTGCCTTGGTTTTCTTTGGGAGATCCCTTTTATGCCGTGATCAGCCAACGCCTTGATTCAGGAGGAGTAACTCTTCCCTAG
- a CDS encoding biopolymer transporter ExbD, whose amino-acid sequence MKVHLPNEGDNARIEMLPLIDVVFCILTFFILAAVALTRQQAISLDLPKASTSQAQSQKLLVVSIDPTGQTYVEQDPVNRDQLYERLLTYLRTNPQGLVVLRASQLVSYNEVIQVLDLLRSVGGNRVALATQPAEQPTLGNSSSELFNIPPLNTAPANPLPPKPIPTPLPSPNLPLEPNQ is encoded by the coding sequence ATGAAAGTCCATTTGCCCAATGAAGGGGACAATGCTCGGATTGAAATGCTGCCCTTGATCGACGTGGTGTTTTGCATTTTGACCTTTTTTATCCTGGCCGCAGTCGCCCTCACCCGCCAACAGGCCATCAGCTTAGACCTCCCCAAAGCCAGTACCAGCCAGGCCCAATCCCAGAAATTACTCGTGGTCAGCATTGATCCAACTGGGCAAACCTATGTGGAGCAGGATCCGGTCAATCGGGATCAGTTATATGAGCGGTTGTTAACCTATTTGCGAACAAATCCCCAAGGCCTGGTTGTTTTACGGGCCTCCCAGTTGGTCAGCTATAACGAAGTCATTCAAGTCCTAGATTTGCTCAGATCTGTAGGGGGTAATCGGGTCGCCTTAGCCACTCAACCAGCCGAACAACCCACCCTCGGTAATTCTAGTTCTGAATTATTTAACATTCCTCCCTTGAATACGGCCCCAGCTAACCCGCTGCCCCCCAAGCCAATTCCGACCCCCCTACCTAGCCCAAACTTGCCCCTAGAACCCAATCAATAA
- a CDS encoding MotA/TolQ/ExbB proton channel family protein, producing MNIAEAFNRGGLAMWPLLVLSILALGTIFERLWFWSLVFRGERKLAEQILIAAQQNWQAALTIAIQASEQPMGRFLATPLQLVNTEPEIFRLALEAAADEELSAMRRGEKVLEATITMAPLLGLLGTVLGLINALGQVRLGDLGTPATTGVSIGISEALISTATGLVVAIVTLAFQRFFQALLFQQAQIFRRTGNELELTYRQAWLQQQAGISPAESAYL from the coding sequence GTGAATATTGCTGAGGCATTTAACCGCGGTGGCCTGGCCATGTGGCCCCTGTTAGTCCTATCGATTTTGGCCTTGGGAACAATTTTTGAACGCCTTTGGTTTTGGAGCCTTGTTTTTCGGGGGGAGCGTAAACTAGCGGAACAAATTCTGATCGCCGCCCAACAAAACTGGCAAGCGGCTCTAACTATTGCGATCCAGGCCAGTGAGCAACCCATGGGACGTTTTTTAGCGACACCGTTACAACTGGTCAATACGGAACCGGAAATTTTTCGTTTAGCCCTAGAGGCGGCGGCGGATGAAGAACTCTCGGCCATGCGGCGGGGAGAAAAAGTTTTAGAGGCCACAATTACGATGGCTCCCCTCCTGGGCTTGTTGGGGACAGTCTTGGGTTTAATTAATGCTCTGGGGCAAGTTCGTTTGGGGGATTTGGGTACACCGGCAACCACTGGGGTGAGCATTGGGATTAGTGAGGCGTTGATCAGTACGGCAACCGGCTTAGTGGTCGCAATTGTCACCTTGGCCTTTCAGCGATTTTTCCAGGCCCTGCTGTTTCAACAAGCCCAAATTTTTCGCCGCACGGGTAATGAGTTGGAACTGACCTACCGCCAGGCCTGGTTACAACAACAAGCTGGTATCAGCCCAGCCGAGTCCGCTTATCTTTAG
- a CDS encoding YkvA family protein has product MAAFYNWYRNTLRHPKYRWLVIGASLLYLFSPLDISPDLIPIIGQVDDVAVIMLLASEVTQMMVERIRSRKQQVATPAAEQTVDVSAESF; this is encoded by the coding sequence ATGGCCGCCTTTTACAACTGGTATCGCAACACCTTACGCCATCCCAAGTATCGCTGGTTAGTGATTGGTGCTAGTTTACTGTACCTGTTTAGTCCCCTCGATATTTCCCCCGATTTAATCCCCATCATTGGGCAGGTGGATGATGTGGCAGTAATCATGCTCTTGGCCAGTGAAGTGACACAAATGATGGTGGAGCGAATTCGCTCGCGGAAGCAACAGGTCGCAACCCCAGCCGCAGAGCAAACCGTGGATGTTTCCGCTGAGTCCTTCTAA